One genomic region from Phycodurus eques isolate BA_2022a chromosome 16, UOR_Pequ_1.1, whole genome shotgun sequence encodes:
- the gjc1 gene encoding gap junction gamma-1 protein, which translates to MSWSFLTRLLEEIHNHSTFVGKLWLTVLIVFRIVLTAVGGESIYYDEQSKFVCNSGQPGCENVCYDAFAPLSHVRFWVFQIILVAMPSLMYMGYAVNKIARLDEAKGGAGAAAVRTTGGGGYMHRKPRKICFGARQHRGIEETEEDREDDPMIYEVPEIEPPKRPRDPLQPAPRPKIRHDGRTRIRDEGLMRVYVLQLVSRTVLEAGFLTGQYLLYGFRVMPVFVCSGKPCPHSVDCFVSRPTEKTIFLRIMYGVTVLCLTLNVWEMLHLGVGTICDILRRRRCPPPDDEYQLGLLGTNVGGEGSVGGAGPEAGSEGDVGGDGPADYVGYPFSWNTPSAPPGYNIVVKPEQMPYTDLSNAKMACKQNRANIAQEEQQQFGSNEDNFPTGGEARVALNKDMIQQAHEQLEAAIQAYSQQHRAEEQLGDSQDDKPQSNIIQTQPRKERKHRLKHGKGGGSSGGGSSSNSSSSKSGEGKPSVWI; encoded by the coding sequence ATGAGCTGGAGCTTCCTCACGCGGCTGCTGGAGGAGATCCACAACCACTCCACCTTCGTGGGGAAGCTGTGGCTCACCGTGCTCATCGTCTTCCGCATCGTCCTCACGGCCGTCGGGGGAGAGTCAATCTACTACGACGAGCAGAGCAAGTTTGTCTGCAACTCGGGGCAACCGGGCTGCGAGAACGTCTGCTACGACGCCTTCGCCCCGCTTTCGCACGTCCGCTTCTGGGTTTTCCAGATCATTCTGGTGGCCATGCCGTCCCTCATGTACATGGGCTACGCAGTCAACAAGATTGCACGGCTGGATGAAGCCAAGGGAGGAGCCGGTGCCGCCGCGGTAAGAACCACCGGAGGAGGGGGCTACATGCACAGGAAGCCCAGGAAAATCTGCTTCGGGGCGCGGCAGCACCGGGGCATCGAAGAGACCGAGGAGGATCGCGAGGACGATCCCATGATCTACGAGGTCCCGGAGATCGAGCCTCCCAAAAGGCCTCGCGATCCGCTGCAGCCCGCGCCCAGACCCAAGATCCGGCACGACGGTCGCACGCGCATCCGAGACGAGGGGCTGATGCGAGTCTACGTTCTGCAGCTGGTGAGCCGCACGGTTCTGGAGGCGGGCTTCCTCACGGGTCAGTACTTGCTGTATGGCTTCCGCGTGATGCCAGTCTTTGTGTGTTCGGGGAAGCCTTGCCCCCACAGCGTGGATTGCTTCGTGTCACGGCCCACGGAGAAAACCATCTTCCTGCGCATCATGTACGGAGTCACTGTCCTCTGCCTGACGCTCAACGTTTGGGAGATGCTCCACTTGGGCGTGGGCACCATCTGCGACATTCTCCGCCGTCGTCGCTGCCCGCCTCCGGACGACGAGTACCAGCTAGGCTTGCTGGGCACCAACGTTGGCGGCGAGGGCTCGGTCGGGGGAGCGGGACCGGAGGCGGGTTCCGAAGGCGACGTGGGCGGCGACGGGCCCGCTGACTACGTTGGCTACCCTTTCTCCTGGAACACCCCGTCCGCGCCGCCCGGCTATAACATCGTGGTGAAACCGGAGCAGATGCCCTACACCGACCTGAGCAACGCCAAGATGGCGTGCAAGCAGAACCGGGCCAACATCGcccaggaggagcagcagcagttCGGCAGCAACGAAGACAACTTCCCCACCGGAGGCGAGGCCCGCGTGGCCCTCAACAAGGACATGATTCAGCAGGCCCACGAACAGCTGGAGGCCGCCATTCAGGCTTACAGCCAGCAACACCGCGCCGAGGAGCAGCTCGGAGACAGCCAGGACGACAAGCCCCAGAGCAACATTATCCAGACTCAGCCTCGCAAGGAACGCAAGCACAGACTCAAGCACGGCAAGGGGGGCGGAAGCAGCGGCGggggcagcagcagcaacagcagcagcagcaagtcAGGCGAGGGAAAACCCTCGGTATGGATTTAA